In Streptomyces rapamycinicus NRRL 5491, the genomic stretch GCAGTACACCCCGACCTCGGCGTCACCGGTGGCGCCCAGGGCCGCGAACCGCTCGACCAGCCGCTCGGCGGGCAGGAAGTGACCGTCGTCCGTGACGTTCTCCGCCGTGGGAGCGGAGACCGCGCCCGGGATGTGGCCGCCGACGGGGTCGATGGGCTCGACCTCCCCCCGGTAGCGCTCGCCCGCACGCGCGTCCAGCAGCACTCCGCGCCGGGCGAGCGCCGCCGCGTCGTCCGCCTCCAGCAGCGGCAGGGCCCCGGGGCGCGGCACGAAGTCGCCCTCGGGCGCGTCCGGCACCTCGGTGGTCAGCGAGCCGTCGGCCGCCGTCCACGCGGGCAGCCCCCCGTCGAGCACCCGGACGGACGGATGGCCCGCCCAGCGCAGCAGCCACCACGCGCGCGCCGCGGCCCACCCCTGTCCGCCGTCGTACGCCACCACGCGCCGGTCCTGGCTCACCCCGGCTCGGCGCATCGCGGCCGCGAACGCGGAAAGATCGGGCAGGGGGTGGCGGCCGGACTTTCCGGGCGGGCCCGCGAGCTCGGTGTCGAGGTCGACGTAGACGGCACCGGGCAGATGCCCCGCCTCGTATGTGGGGCGGCCGGGAGGCCCGCCGAGCTGCCAACGCACATCGAGCAGGAGCGGAGGATGATCCTCCGCCAGCTCGCTCATGAGATCGGATGCGGTGATGATGGCATGCATAGGGATCATCCTTGCGTAGGTATCTCTGCGTCGATTGGACCACCCGGTCACCCGGTGTACGTCTGGGTG encodes the following:
- a CDS encoding sulfurtransferase: MHAIITASDLMSELAEDHPPLLLDVRWQLGGPPGRPTYEAGHLPGAVYVDLDTELAGPPGKSGRHPLPDLSAFAAAMRRAGVSQDRRVVAYDGGQGWAAARAWWLLRWAGHPSVRVLDGGLPAWTAADGSLTTEVPDAPEGDFVPRPGALPLLEADDAAALARRGVLLDARAGERYRGEVEPIDPVGGHIPGAVSAPTAENVTDDGHFLPAERLVERFAALGATGDAEVGVYCGSGVSAAHQVLALAVAGVPAALYVGSWSEWSADGARPVATGPERG